In a single window of the Pedococcus dokdonensis genome:
- a CDS encoding sodium/solute symporter: MNPAYGVIAIVLVCTVTLAIGAFGLRLSRTTSDFYVAGRTVTPYRNASAIGGEYLSAASFLGIAGLVYTNGLDMLWFPVGYTVGYVVLLVLVAAPLRRSGAYTLPDFAEARLESTVIRRLCSVLVVAIGWLYLLPQLQGAGLALGTVTGAPTWVGGLVVAVVVVANVAAGGMRSITLVQSVQYWVKLTAIAVPAFVLLGAWLGDGAPGPRAAQDSKWAEPLNGLAGQGHPVYATYSLLLALGLGTMGLPHVLVRFYTNPDGKAARRTTVTVVALLGAFYLFPPLYGVLGRVYLPDLASGTADTLVLRLPGAMVPDHLGETLSAVLAGGAFAAFLSTASGLTMSVAGVIDQDLLRRRLGRMTGDDFTVAQGFRLATVLSVLVPYAASRLIEPVGLATMVSLAFAVAASTFCPLLVLGSWWRGLSTVGAAAGLVVGGGLAAAAVCLTIFAGPIPGWPGALLGQPAAWTIPISFGTAVLVSLATPGRIPRHTARTMVRLHTPEDLALDRG, translated from the coding sequence GTGAACCCGGCATACGGCGTCATCGCCATCGTCCTGGTCTGCACGGTGACCCTGGCGATCGGAGCCTTCGGGCTGCGCCTGTCGCGGACCACGAGCGACTTCTACGTGGCCGGCCGCACCGTCACGCCCTACCGCAACGCAAGTGCCATCGGTGGCGAGTACCTCTCGGCCGCAAGCTTTCTCGGCATCGCCGGCCTGGTCTACACCAACGGCCTCGACATGCTGTGGTTCCCGGTCGGCTACACCGTCGGGTATGTCGTGCTGCTCGTCCTCGTCGCGGCTCCCCTGCGCCGGTCGGGCGCCTACACCCTGCCGGACTTCGCGGAGGCGCGGCTCGAGAGCACGGTGATCCGCAGGCTCTGCTCGGTGCTGGTCGTCGCCATCGGCTGGCTCTACCTCCTGCCCCAGCTGCAGGGCGCCGGGTTGGCTCTCGGCACGGTCACCGGTGCGCCCACCTGGGTCGGTGGCCTGGTCGTGGCGGTCGTCGTGGTCGCCAACGTGGCAGCCGGAGGCATGCGCTCGATCACGCTGGTGCAGTCGGTGCAGTACTGGGTCAAGCTCACCGCCATCGCGGTGCCGGCCTTCGTCCTGCTCGGCGCGTGGCTGGGCGACGGCGCTCCAGGACCACGGGCGGCACAGGACTCCAAGTGGGCCGAGCCGTTGAACGGGCTTGCCGGACAAGGACATCCGGTCTACGCCACCTACAGCCTGTTGTTGGCGCTCGGCCTCGGCACGATGGGCCTGCCCCACGTGCTGGTCCGCTTCTACACGAACCCGGACGGCAAGGCGGCGCGACGCACGACCGTCACCGTGGTGGCCCTCCTCGGCGCGTTCTACCTGTTCCCACCGCTCTACGGGGTGCTCGGCCGGGTCTACCTGCCCGACCTCGCCAGCGGCACCGCCGACACGCTCGTGCTACGCCTGCCGGGGGCGATGGTGCCCGACCACCTAGGCGAGACGCTGTCGGCGGTGCTCGCTGGCGGTGCCTTCGCGGCCTTCCTCTCGACCGCGTCGGGCCTGACCATGTCGGTGGCGGGGGTCATCGACCAGGACCTGCTCCGCCGGCGACTCGGCCGGATGACGGGTGACGACTTCACCGTGGCGCAGGGGTTCCGGCTCGCCACCGTGCTGTCGGTCCTCGTCCCCTATGCCGCGTCGAGGCTCATCGAGCCGGTCGGTCTCGCGACCATGGTGAGCCTGGCCTTCGCGGTGGCGGCGTCCACGTTCTGCCCGTTGCTCGTCCTCGGGTCGTGGTGGCGTGGGCTGAGCACCGTCGGCGCTGCCGCCGGGCTCGTGGTCGGGGGCGGGCTCGCGGCCGCCGCCGTGTGCCTGACGATCTTCGCCGGACCCATCCCCGGCTGGCCGGGCGCGCTGCTGGGGCAGCCGGCCGCGTGGACCATCCCGATCTCGTTCGGCACCGCCGTGCTCGTGTCCCTGGCGACGCCCGGACGGATCCCCCGCCACACCGCCCGCACCATGGTGCGGCTGCACACCCCCGAGGACCTCGCGCTCGACCGCGGCTGA
- a CDS encoding DUF485 domain-containing protein: MSNDARTDHDPYVALQESADFAELRSRFRRFVFPMTGLFLAWYFLYVLLSTYASDFMSTKVFGNVNVGLILGLGQFVSTFVIAIIYVRWADREFDPRAAALAEKIGEDQR, translated from the coding sequence GTGAGCAATGACGCTCGCACGGATCACGACCCGTACGTCGCACTCCAAGAGTCCGCGGACTTCGCGGAGCTCCGGTCCAGGTTCCGCCGGTTCGTCTTCCCGATGACCGGCCTCTTCCTGGCCTGGTACTTCCTCTACGTGCTGCTGTCCACCTACGCCTCGGACTTCATGAGCACCAAGGTGTTCGGCAACGTCAACGTCGGGCTCATCCTCGGACTCGGCCAGTTCGTGTCGACCTTCGTCATCGCGATCATCTACGTCCGCTGGGCCGACCGGGAGTTCGACCCCCGGGCCGCCGCCCTGGCCGAGAAGATCGGGGAGGACCAGCGATGA
- a CDS encoding glycerophosphodiester phosphodiesterase family protein: MAYGSELGPIALAHRGGASLAPENTIAAFSLATALGIRYLETDVRLTSDGQLACFHDATLDRVTDGHGPVVRHTLSSLRRLRVLGREPIPTLSEALEAFPDARFTVDLKERSAIPALAKVLQHRDFRERVCVAGAWDGCLDVVRAQVPGVRTALGWRALAAVVTCARAGMPPARRFATAEFLHVPDRLGRLQVFVDRLVTGAHGIGVKVVVWTVNDQPSMVRLLDAGVDGIITDRPDLLREVLVARGEWTPMPGRVPEPSP; encoded by the coding sequence ATGGCCTACGGCTCCGAGCTCGGACCCATCGCCCTCGCCCACCGCGGAGGTGCATCGCTCGCGCCCGAGAACACCATCGCCGCGTTCAGCCTCGCGACCGCCCTCGGCATCCGCTACCTCGAGACCGACGTCCGCCTCACCTCCGACGGCCAGCTGGCCTGCTTCCACGACGCGACCCTCGACCGGGTGACGGACGGGCACGGCCCGGTTGTGCGGCATACCCTCTCGTCGTTGCGGCGGCTGCGGGTCCTGGGACGCGAGCCGATCCCCACTCTCTCCGAGGCGCTCGAAGCCTTCCCGGACGCGCGGTTCACCGTCGACCTCAAGGAGCGTTCGGCCATCCCGGCGCTCGCAAAGGTGTTGCAGCACAGGGACTTTCGCGAGCGCGTCTGTGTGGCGGGAGCCTGGGACGGGTGCCTGGACGTCGTCCGTGCGCAGGTGCCGGGCGTGCGCACCGCCCTGGGCTGGCGTGCCCTCGCCGCCGTGGTCACCTGCGCCAGAGCCGGTATGCCGCCTGCTCGCCGCTTCGCGACCGCCGAGTTCCTGCACGTGCCGGACCGGTTGGGGCGTCTGCAGGTCTTCGTCGACCGGCTCGTCACCGGAGCTCACGGGATCGGCGTGAAGGTCGTCGTGTGGACCGTGAACGACCAGCCGTCGATGGTGCGGCTCCTCGATGCCGGGGTTGACGGCATCATCACCGACCGCCCCGACCTGCTGCGTGAGGTGCTGGTCGCGCGCGGCGAGTGGACGCCGATGCCCGGACGGGTGCCGGAGCCCTCACCGTAG
- a CDS encoding VOC family protein has translation MAIARFPSIVLDCPDPRALATFYGALLDWEVDTANFDASDGWIDVRSDYGQCLSFQGVEDYRAPIWPGQDVPQQMHLDVVVDDLDAAEAAVIELGATKHEFQPGTSFRVMLDPAGHPFCLCTS, from the coding sequence ATGGCCATCGCCCGGTTTCCCAGCATCGTCCTCGACTGCCCCGACCCGCGCGCTCTCGCGACCTTCTACGGAGCGCTGCTCGACTGGGAGGTGGACACGGCCAACTTCGACGCGTCCGACGGCTGGATCGACGTGAGGTCCGACTACGGGCAGTGCCTGTCGTTCCAGGGTGTGGAGGACTACCGCGCGCCGATCTGGCCGGGGCAGGACGTGCCTCAGCAGATGCACCTCGACGTGGTCGTCGACGACCTCGATGCCGCCGAGGCTGCCGTCATCGAGCTGGGCGCGACGAAGCACGAGTTCCAGCCCGGCACGTCGTTCCGCGTCATGCTCGACCCCGCCGGTCACCCCTTCTGCCTCTGTACGAGCTGA
- the acs gene encoding acetate--CoA ligase, giving the protein MLPGGTTVSETSQTTSQTEGRDLAPTPEFAEQANGKAELYDAAAADFEGFWAEQSRERISWSKDFDQTLDWSGAPFAKWFVGGELNASYNCVDRHVDAGNGDRVAIHFEGEGGDTRTITYAELQRDVAKAANALESLGVSKGDRVAIYLPMIPEAVAAMLACARIGAPHSVVFGGFSADALRTRIADAEAKLVITADGQFRRGKTAPLKPAVDAAVDGESTVEKVLVVQRTKDDVDWNDDRDVWWHDVVDSASDQHEAVAHDSEHPLFILYTSGTTGKPKGIFHTTGGYLTQAAYTNSVVHDVHPETDVYWCTADIGWVTGHSYIVYGPLANGATQVIYEGTPDTPHQGRWWEIVQKYGVTILYTAPTAIRTFMKWGDDIPAKFDLSSLRLLGSVGEPINPEAWLWYRKNIGGGSAPIVDTWWQTETGGIMISPLPGVTELEPGSAQKPIPGISAEILDDEGQPFTEAEKVGYLVLTKPWPGMLRGIWGDEERYKETYWSRFGEKYYFAGDGAKYDEKGNIWLLGRVDDVMNVSGHRLSTAEIESALVSHPTVAEAAVVGASDETTGQAVVAFVILRGGAEDHGDETVQELRNHVAKEIGPIAKPRSIMVVSELPKTRSGKIMRRLLRDVAENREVGDVTTLADSSVMNLIKEGMSAGKED; this is encoded by the coding sequence ATGCTGCCAGGAGGAACCACCGTGTCCGAGACGTCCCAGACGACGAGCCAGACCGAGGGCCGGGACCTCGCTCCCACCCCCGAGTTCGCCGAGCAGGCCAACGGCAAGGCCGAGCTCTACGACGCGGCCGCGGCGGACTTCGAGGGCTTCTGGGCCGAGCAGTCGCGCGAGCGGATCAGCTGGAGCAAGGACTTCGACCAGACCCTCGACTGGAGCGGGGCGCCGTTCGCGAAGTGGTTCGTGGGCGGCGAGCTCAACGCCTCCTACAACTGCGTCGACCGGCACGTCGACGCCGGCAACGGCGACCGGGTCGCGATCCACTTCGAGGGCGAGGGCGGAGACACCCGCACCATCACGTATGCCGAGCTGCAGCGTGACGTGGCCAAGGCCGCCAATGCGTTGGAGTCACTGGGAGTCAGCAAGGGTGACCGGGTCGCGATCTACCTGCCGATGATTCCCGAGGCGGTGGCCGCGATGCTGGCCTGCGCGCGGATCGGGGCCCCGCACTCGGTGGTGTTCGGCGGTTTCTCGGCCGATGCCCTGCGCACCCGCATCGCCGACGCGGAGGCCAAGCTCGTCATCACCGCCGACGGGCAGTTCCGCCGTGGCAAGACCGCCCCGCTCAAGCCGGCGGTCGACGCGGCGGTCGACGGGGAGAGCACCGTCGAGAAGGTGCTCGTCGTCCAGCGCACCAAGGACGACGTCGACTGGAACGACGACCGCGACGTGTGGTGGCACGACGTCGTCGACTCCGCCAGTGACCAGCACGAGGCGGTCGCACACGACAGCGAGCACCCGCTCTTCATCCTCTACACGTCGGGGACCACGGGAAAGCCGAAGGGCATCTTCCACACGACGGGCGGCTACCTGACTCAGGCGGCATACACGAACTCGGTCGTGCACGACGTGCACCCGGAGACCGACGTCTACTGGTGCACGGCCGACATCGGCTGGGTGACCGGGCACTCCTACATCGTCTACGGGCCGCTCGCGAACGGCGCGACCCAGGTGATCTACGAGGGCACCCCCGACACCCCGCACCAGGGTCGGTGGTGGGAGATCGTGCAGAAGTACGGCGTGACGATCCTCTACACCGCGCCCACGGCGATCCGCACGTTCATGAAGTGGGGCGACGACATCCCCGCGAAGTTCGACCTGTCGTCGCTGCGGCTGCTCGGGTCGGTCGGTGAGCCGATCAACCCGGAGGCGTGGCTCTGGTATCGCAAGAACATCGGTGGCGGCAGCGCGCCCATCGTCGACACCTGGTGGCAGACCGAGACCGGCGGCATCATGATCAGCCCGCTGCCCGGTGTCACCGAGCTCGAGCCCGGCTCGGCCCAGAAGCCGATCCCTGGCATCAGTGCCGAGATCCTCGACGACGAGGGCCAGCCCTTCACCGAGGCCGAGAAGGTCGGCTATCTCGTGCTGACCAAGCCGTGGCCGGGCATGCTGCGCGGCATCTGGGGCGACGAGGAGCGCTACAAGGAGACCTACTGGTCGCGGTTCGGCGAGAAGTACTACTTCGCCGGCGACGGTGCGAAGTACGACGAGAAGGGCAACATCTGGCTGCTCGGTCGCGTCGACGACGTCATGAACGTGTCCGGCCACCGCCTCTCCACCGCCGAGATCGAGTCGGCGCTCGTGTCGCACCCGACCGTGGCCGAAGCGGCTGTCGTGGGCGCGTCGGACGAGACCACCGGCCAGGCCGTCGTGGCGTTCGTCATCCTCCGCGGAGGAGCGGAAGACCACGGCGACGAGACGGTGCAGGAGCTGCGCAACCACGTCGCCAAGGAGATCGGCCCGATCGCCAAGCCGCGCTCGATCATGGTGGTCTCCGAGCTGCCCAAGACGCGGTCGGGCAAGATCATGCGCCGCCTGCTGCGCGATGTCGCCGAGAACCGCGAGGTCGGCGACGTCACGACGCTGGCCGACTCCTCGGTCATGAACCTGATCAAGGAAGGCATGTCCGCCGGCAAGGAGGACTGA
- a CDS encoding PA2169 family four-helix-bundle protein, translating to MSADAKVAKELVETLKDGRDGYASAAEKLRDSDTPETAAVFERFSQQRADFVQDIVSMGHDYGDDVDNSGTVAAKVHRGWIALKDALTGDDASSVIGAAATGEDHAVSEYEKALDEDDLSPEFRALLQQQHASVVAARDEVKALHNVT from the coding sequence ATGTCAGCTGACGCCAAGGTCGCCAAGGAGCTCGTGGAGACCCTGAAGGACGGTCGGGACGGTTACGCCTCTGCGGCCGAGAAGCTGCGTGACAGCGACACCCCCGAGACCGCGGCCGTCTTCGAGCGCTTCTCACAGCAGCGCGCCGACTTCGTCCAGGACATCGTGTCGATGGGTCACGACTACGGCGACGACGTCGACAACAGCGGCACGGTCGCTGCCAAGGTGCACCGCGGCTGGATCGCGCTCAAGGACGCGCTGACCGGCGACGACGCCTCGAGCGTCATCGGTGCCGCCGCGACGGGCGAGGACCACGCGGTGTCGGAGTACGAGAAGGCCCTCGACGAGGACGACCTCAGCCCCGAGTTCCGTGCCCTGCTCCAGCAGCAGCACGCCTCCGTCGTTGCCGCGCGCGACGAGGTCAAGGCGCTGCACAACGTCACCTGA
- a CDS encoding OsmC family protein, with translation MELSSFGVTATAGTLRAEEGIVLQHSWTDEGVVAGPATNGAQLLHLSVALCILNDTYREAARLGIEVDGVAVEADGAFDDDWGSTGIVYSVTLDSAASTDDVGRLRAVVDQVAEIPRAVRAGASVTPLG, from the coding sequence GTGGAGCTCTCATCGTTCGGGGTCACAGCGACGGCCGGCACCCTGCGTGCCGAGGAGGGGATCGTCCTGCAGCACTCCTGGACGGACGAAGGCGTCGTGGCCGGCCCCGCCACGAACGGTGCGCAGCTGCTGCACCTGTCCGTGGCATTGTGCATCCTGAACGACACCTACCGCGAGGCAGCCCGGCTCGGCATCGAGGTCGACGGGGTCGCGGTGGAGGCGGACGGTGCCTTCGATGACGACTGGGGCTCGACCGGGATCGTCTACTCGGTCACCCTCGACTCCGCGGCCTCGACCGACGACGTGGGGCGGCTCCGTGCCGTGGTCGACCAGGTCGCGGAGATCCCGCGCGCGGTCCGCGCGGGCGCATCCGTCACGCCACTGGGCTAA
- a CDS encoding LytR/AlgR family response regulator transcription factor, translating into MAGAPSSDPETRRPQDATVGSAGAALRALVVDDEAPALEELSWLLRQDDRIGEVVTASSGADALRSLDSGDIDVVFSDISMPGLDGMELARVIARFVERPQVVFVTAHDQHAVDAFAVDATDYVMKPVRKDRLAEAVRRVVAAVEPGGAAQPSAEPEDETIPVELAGVTRFITRSQVRYAQAQGDYARLHTATGSHLVRIPLSTLEERWAAAGFVRIHRSTLVSLPHVREVRMEHGRCSVVLDGAELQVSRRHTRELRDRLLRATLRSSS; encoded by the coding sequence ATGGCTGGCGCCCCCTCCAGCGACCCGGAGACCCGCCGCCCGCAGGACGCCACCGTCGGCTCCGCGGGTGCAGCGCTGCGCGCCCTGGTCGTCGACGACGAGGCCCCCGCCCTCGAGGAGCTCAGCTGGCTGTTGCGCCAGGACGACCGGATCGGCGAGGTCGTGACCGCGTCGAGTGGGGCCGACGCACTGCGGTCGCTGGACTCGGGCGACATCGACGTCGTCTTCTCCGACATCTCGATGCCCGGCCTCGACGGCATGGAGCTCGCGCGGGTCATCGCCCGCTTCGTGGAGCGCCCGCAGGTGGTCTTCGTCACCGCGCACGACCAGCACGCGGTCGACGCCTTCGCGGTCGACGCCACCGACTACGTCATGAAGCCGGTGCGCAAGGACCGGCTGGCCGAGGCGGTGCGCCGGGTGGTGGCGGCCGTGGAGCCGGGCGGCGCGGCGCAGCCGTCTGCCGAGCCCGAGGACGAGACGATCCCGGTCGAGCTCGCGGGTGTCACGCGGTTCATCACCCGCAGCCAGGTGCGCTACGCGCAGGCCCAGGGTGACTACGCGCGGCTGCACACCGCGACCGGCAGCCACCTCGTCCGCATCCCGCTGAGCACCCTCGAAGAGCGTTGGGCCGCAGCGGGATTCGTGCGCATCCACCGCAGCACCCTGGTCTCCCTGCCGCACGTCAGGGAAGTCCGCATGGAGCACGGGCGCTGCAGCGTGGTGCTCGACGGCGCCGAGCTCCAGGTGAGCCGGCGGCACACCCGAGAGCTGCGCGACCGCCTCCTGCGCGCGACCCTCCGCAGCTCGTCGTGA
- a CDS encoding histidine kinase, whose protein sequence is MSGSFHLPTAIFVAGALGLLYALVRLVRHGRSASRGFVSEVDQATHATLHTASLAARHLQDGLTPEGTTRAARHLRELLGSAAVAICDAGGLVAWDGAADHHATDAPGHAEEVLRTGRTIVLRAGQVQCPDPDCPARSAVIAPVVTGDRVVAALAAYGPNASAGLARATEEVAGWMATQAELADLGHQRTRTMEAELRALRAQISPHFIYNSLAAIASFVRTDPDRARELLLEFADFTRYALRRGGAFTTLAEELRNVERYLVLEQARFGERLRISLLIAPEVLPVTVPYLAIQPLVENAVRHGLATQERGGHVSITASDEGAEAVITVEDDGVGSDPQSIRTVLDGHSGDNVGLGNVDARLRQVYGDDFGLVVETAPGAGTKVTFRVPKYAPGVHATT, encoded by the coding sequence GTGTCGGGCAGCTTCCACCTCCCCACGGCGATCTTCGTCGCCGGTGCGCTCGGACTGCTCTACGCCCTGGTCCGGCTGGTGCGCCACGGCCGCAGCGCGTCGCGCGGCTTCGTGTCCGAGGTCGACCAGGCCACCCACGCCACGCTGCACACCGCCTCCCTGGCGGCCCGACACCTGCAGGACGGGCTGACCCCGGAGGGGACCACCCGGGCGGCCAGGCACCTGCGTGAGCTGCTCGGCTCGGCGGCGGTGGCGATCTGCGATGCCGGCGGCCTGGTCGCCTGGGACGGCGCGGCCGACCACCACGCGACCGACGCACCCGGCCACGCCGAAGAGGTGCTGCGCACCGGCCGCACCATCGTCCTGCGCGCCGGCCAGGTGCAGTGCCCCGACCCTGACTGTCCGGCGCGCAGCGCCGTGATCGCCCCGGTGGTCACCGGCGACCGCGTGGTGGCGGCGCTGGCGGCATACGGTCCCAACGCCTCGGCGGGGCTCGCCCGGGCGACGGAGGAGGTGGCGGGGTGGATGGCCACGCAGGCCGAGCTGGCCGACCTCGGCCACCAGCGCACCCGCACCATGGAGGCGGAGCTGCGCGCGCTGCGCGCCCAGATCAGCCCGCACTTCATCTACAACTCGCTTGCCGCGATCGCGTCGTTCGTGCGCACCGACCCGGACCGGGCCCGGGAGCTGCTGCTCGAGTTCGCCGACTTCACCCGCTACGCATTGCGTCGGGGTGGTGCCTTCACGACGCTGGCCGAGGAGCTCCGCAACGTCGAGCGCTACCTGGTGCTCGAGCAGGCGCGGTTCGGCGAGCGGCTGCGGATCTCGCTGCTGATCGCGCCCGAGGTGCTGCCGGTCACGGTCCCCTACCTCGCGATCCAGCCGCTGGTGGAGAACGCGGTCCGGCACGGGCTCGCGACCCAGGAGCGGGGCGGGCACGTGAGCATCACCGCCAGTGACGAGGGCGCGGAGGCCGTCATCACCGTCGAGGACGACGGCGTGGGCTCGGACCCGCAGTCCATCCGCACGGTGCTCGACGGCCACTCCGGTGACAACGTCGGCCTCGGCAACGTCGACGCGCGGCTCCGACAGGTCTATGGCGACGACTTCGGGCTGGTGGTCGAGACCGCTCCGGGGGCCGGGACGAAGGTGACTTTCCGGGTGCCGAAGTACGCCCCGGGGGTCCACGCGACGACGTAG
- a CDS encoding solute symporter family protein: MSAPALVPSLAPAATEVGNPGLNITIFGVFVLITLAIVIRASRNNRSAADFYAGGRAFSGRQNGIAIAGDYLSAASFLGIAGAIALNGYDGFLYSIGFLVAWLVALLLVAELLRNVGKYTMADVLSFRLKQRPVRMAAAISTLAVCFFYLLAQMAGAGGLVALLLGIDDKTGQSLVIAVVGVIMIAYVLIGGMKGTTWVQIIKAVLLILGAGVMFLWVLGKFGLNLSSLLGDAVNASGGKKVLDPGLQYGKTGTTKIDFISLSLALVLGTAGLPHVLMRFYTVPSSKEARKSVEWAIWLIGIFYLFTLVLGYGAAALVGPKVIAAAPGKANSAAPLLAFELGGELLLGIISAVAFATILAVVAGLTITASASLSHDIYNSVIKEGRASAEDEVRVARITAIVIGILAILGGILANGQNVAFLVALAFAIAASANLPTILYSLFWKRFNTRGALWSIYGGLAIALTLIVFSPVVSGKPVDPVTGKSLSMLQGTDFHWFPLDNPGIISIPVAFFLGWLGTVTSKEFNAAKYAEMEVRSLTGHGAEKAVSH, from the coding sequence ATGAGCGCCCCCGCCCTCGTCCCCTCGCTCGCTCCTGCGGCGACCGAGGTCGGCAACCCCGGCCTCAACATCACGATCTTCGGGGTGTTCGTCCTGATCACCCTCGCCATCGTGATCCGGGCGTCGCGCAACAACCGCAGCGCCGCCGACTTCTACGCCGGTGGTCGCGCCTTCAGCGGTCGCCAGAACGGCATCGCCATCGCGGGCGACTACCTCTCCGCGGCCAGCTTCCTCGGCATCGCCGGTGCGATCGCGCTCAACGGCTACGACGGCTTCCTCTACTCGATCGGCTTCCTCGTCGCCTGGCTGGTGGCGCTGCTGCTCGTCGCCGAGCTCCTGCGCAACGTGGGCAAGTACACGATGGCCGACGTCCTGTCGTTCCGGCTCAAGCAGCGCCCCGTGCGCATGGCCGCGGCGATCTCGACCCTCGCGGTCTGCTTCTTCTACCTGCTGGCCCAGATGGCCGGAGCCGGTGGCCTCGTCGCGCTGCTGCTCGGCATCGACGACAAGACCGGCCAGTCGCTGGTCATCGCCGTCGTCGGCGTCATCATGATCGCCTACGTGCTCATCGGCGGCATGAAGGGCACCACCTGGGTGCAGATCATCAAGGCCGTCCTGCTGATCCTCGGCGCCGGCGTGATGTTCCTGTGGGTGCTGGGCAAGTTCGGGCTCAACCTCAGCTCGCTCCTCGGCGACGCGGTCAACGCCTCGGGTGGCAAGAAGGTGCTCGATCCCGGTCTGCAGTACGGCAAGACCGGCACCACGAAGATCGACTTCATCTCGCTGTCGCTGGCCCTGGTGCTCGGCACCGCCGGCCTGCCCCACGTGCTGATGCGGTTCTACACCGTGCCGTCGTCCAAGGAGGCGCGGAAGTCGGTCGAGTGGGCGATCTGGCTGATCGGGATCTTCTACCTGTTCACCCTGGTGCTCGGCTACGGCGCCGCCGCCCTCGTCGGCCCCAAGGTGATCGCCGCCGCACCCGGCAAGGCCAACTCGGCCGCACCGCTGCTGGCGTTCGAGCTGGGTGGTGAGCTGCTGCTGGGCATCATCTCGGCGGTGGCGTTCGCGACCATCCTCGCGGTCGTCGCGGGCCTGACCATCACGGCCAGCGCCAGCCTCTCGCACGACATCTACAACTCCGTGATCAAGGAGGGCCGTGCGTCGGCCGAGGACGAGGTGCGGGTCGCCCGCATCACCGCGATCGTGATCGGCATCCTGGCCATCCTCGGCGGCATCCTCGCCAACGGCCAGAACGTCGCGTTCCTCGTCGCCCTCGCCTTCGCCATCGCGGCGTCGGCGAACCTCCCGACGATCCTCTACTCGCTGTTCTGGAAGCGGTTCAACACCAGGGGCGCGCTGTGGTCGATCTACGGCGGTCTCGCGATCGCCCTGACGCTGATCGTCTTCAGCCCGGTGGTGTCCGGCAAGCCGGTCGACCCGGTCACCGGCAAGTCGCTGTCGATGTTGCAGGGCACCGACTTCCACTGGTTCCCGTTGGACAACCCCGGCATCATCTCGATCCCCGTCGCCTTCTTCCTGGGCTGGCTTGGCACCGTGACGAGCAAGGAGTTCAACGCCGCCAAGTACGCCGAGATGGAGGTGCGCTCGCTGACCGGCCACGGGGCCGAGAAGGCGGTGTCGCACTAG
- a CDS encoding AMIN-like domain-containing (lipo)protein — protein sequence MNIRKHLSTRLAIRSLVVAVAAGVVPVAAATTSAEAAPYCGITWGSTAKNSSTMVTGPITGVRAGRHACFDRMVIDLKGKAPGYSVRYVSAVRTEGEGKIVPLRGGAKLLVVTRAPAYTSTGAPSYTPRNPKELVNLTGYTTFRQAAWAGSFEGQTSIGLGVRARLPFRAFTIHDATGSRLVVDVAHRW from the coding sequence ATGAACATCCGCAAGCACCTGTCCACTCGACTGGCCATCCGGTCGCTCGTCGTCGCCGTCGCCGCCGGGGTCGTCCCCGTCGCCGCCGCGACCACCTCCGCAGAGGCCGCGCCCTACTGCGGGATCACCTGGGGCTCGACAGCGAAGAACTCCAGCACCATGGTCACCGGTCCGATCACCGGAGTCCGCGCCGGGCGGCACGCCTGCTTCGACCGGATGGTCATCGACCTCAAGGGGAAGGCGCCCGGCTACTCGGTGCGCTACGTCTCCGCGGTCCGCACCGAGGGCGAGGGCAAGATCGTCCCGCTGCGCGGCGGCGCCAAGCTGCTCGTCGTGACCCGGGCGCCGGCCTACACGTCGACCGGCGCGCCGAGCTACACGCCCAGGAACCCGAAGGAGCTGGTCAACCTCACCGGTTACACGACGTTCCGACAGGCGGCCTGGGCCGGCTCGTTCGAGGGCCAGACCTCGATCGGGCTCGGTGTGCGGGCGCGGTTGCCGTTCCGCGCGTTCACGATCCACGACGCGACCGGAAGCCGCCTGGTCGTCGACGTCGCCCACCGCTGGTGA